The following coding sequences are from one Odontesthes bonariensis isolate fOdoBon6 chromosome 10, fOdoBon6.hap1, whole genome shotgun sequence window:
- the brpf1 gene encoding peregrin, protein MGLDFDVKTFCHNLRATKPPYECPVESCRKVYKSYSGIEYHLYHYDHDNPTPAQTIPQKKRKGRPPRASLACSGDTDDGGGNGGGGGLGHEGNTPGSPNRSERSHSPGRETMTYAQAQSMVELEFQGRVHRISIFENIDVVSEEDSDADDAPASGTGSSGGGVCNGSDGGAGGGEIGGSGKDRSDIPSSNGGKATPKTGKHKSKEKKKDGLSHHHNSQSGPGVKLPEAVFRELDQERPDAPPRPSSYYRYIDKSVEELDEEVEYDIDEEDYIWLGIMNDKRRRDGVPPIPQEVFEYLMDRLEKESYFESHNKADPSTLIDEDAVCCICNDGECQNSNVILFCDMCNLAVHQECYGVPYIPEGQWLCRRCLQSPSRAVDCALCPNKGGAFKQTDDARWAHVVCALWIPEVCFANTVFLEPIDSIEHIPPARWKLTCYICKQRGSGACIQCHKANCYTAFHVTCAQQAGLYMKMEPVRETGANGTSFSVRKTAYCDIHTPPGSARPLGGVGGASMGSSNSEGELEEDDEPSIGHDEDSKGWSSERAKRAKAKSRLKMKRARKILAERRAAAPVVSVPCIPPHRLSKITSNLTVPRKSQFMQRLHSYWTLKRQSRNGVPLLRRLQTHLPSQRHVDPHPPQPTTQLPLRDSEEKQSALKEQLKAWQRLRHDLERARLLVELIRKREKLKRETIKVQQMALEMQLTPFLVLLRSTLEQLQERDTNNFFTEPVPLEEVPDYLEHIDTPMDFQTMWNLLESHHYLTFEAFESDFGLIVNNCLKYNAKDTVFYRAALRLREMGCSVIRTARRQAERIGFDYETGMHLHREPSPDSQRDQERDRERERERERERERERERERERERDRDRDRDRDRDRDRDRDRDRDRDRDRDRDRDRDRDRDRALSSNEDELLLLENRRQLPLEEQLHYLQARLDEVTSGKHSIGQSRRAKALRKEISVIKRKLAHQREGGSSIGSRESVGDRGSSLPHHSSSAGHHDEGGESSSQEIGGKAPEVGRRTSILFSKKNPKISGPPKRPGRPPKNRDAGYAGAGVSQSPIGPPQLALLSPSRPRKRPRSPHTSSSSDSDSDNDDLLPGLPSNGFDTGNQPVTESFRVYRSESRLPRSSSDSESTTSSSSSAASDRTSTTPSKQGRGKASFSRSAFHEDSSEETSGTENDSYSVGGSRSVSHLVRGRERSGCWMTSDDYSSLEALDLVWAKCRGYPSYPALIIDPKMPREGVFHRGVPIPVPPLDVLKLGEQMTQEAREHLFLVLFFDNKRTWQWLPRSKLVPLGVDQELDKEKMLEGRKSNIRKSVQVAYHRAMQHRSKVQGDPSSETSDSD, encoded by the exons ATGGGGCTAGATTTTGATGTAAAAACATTCTGTCACAATCTGCGGGCCACCAAGCCCCCATACGAGTGCCCCGTGGAGTCTTGTCGTAAGGTCTACAAGAGCTACAGCGGCATTGAGTATCACCTCTACCACTATGACCATGACAACCCAACACCTGCACAGACGATACCCCAAAAGAAGAGAAAGGGCCGACCTCCTCGCGCCTCGCTGGCTTGTTCGGGGGATACGGATGACGGTGGAGgtaatggaggaggaggaggacttgGTCATGAAGGGAACACACCTGGTAGCCCCAACCGGTCAGAGCGCTCTCATTCTCCAGGGAGAGAGACCATGACCTATGCTCAGGCACAGAGCATGGTGGAGCTGGAGTTCCAGGGGCGTGTTCACCGCATTAGCATCTTTGAGAACATTGATGTGGTGTCAGAGGAAGACAGCGATGCAGACGATGCTCCGGCGTCTGGGACGGGTAGTAGTGGAGGAGGGGTGTGTAATGGAAGCGACGGTGGAGCTGGAGGCGGTGAAATAGGAGGAAGTGGAAAGGACCGTTCAGATATCCCATCCTCTAATGGGGGAAAAGCCACGCCGAAGACCGGGAAGCATAAGagtaaagaaaagaagaaggacGGCTTATCTCATCATCACAACAGCCAGTCTGGTCCTGGAGTCAAGCTCCCAGAGGCAGTGTTTAGAGAACTGGACCAAGAGAGACCCGATGCCCCTCCTCGGCCATCATCTTACTACAG GTATATAGATAAGTCAGTGGAGGAGCTGGATGAGGAGGTAGAGTACGACATCGACGAGGAGGACTACATCTGGCTCGGCATCATGAACGACAAGCGTCGGCGTGACGGTGTGCCACCCATTCCTCAGGAGGTCTTTGAGTACCTCATGGACCGCTTAGAGAAAGAGTCCTACTTTGAGAGCCACAACAAG GCGGATCCCAGTACCCTAATTGACGAGGATGCTGTCTGCTGCATCTGTAACGACGGAGAGTGTCAGAACAGCAATGTGATACTGTTTTGTGACATGTGCAATCTGGCAGTGCACCAAGAGTGCTATGGTGTGCCCTATATCCCAGAGGGTCAGTGGTTATGTCGTCGCTGCCTGCAGTCGCCAAGTAGAGCTGTGGACTGTGCTCTGTGTCCAAACAAGGGGGGAGCTTTTAAACAGACCGATGATGCACGCTGGGCTCATGTTGTGTGCGCCCTCTGGATCCCAGAG GTCTGCTTCGCAAACACAGTCTTCCTGGAGCCGATTGATAGTATCGAGCACATCCCTCCCGCACGCTGGAAGCTCACCTGCTACATCTGCAAACAGCGTGGCTCCGGCGCCTGCATCCAGTGTCACAAAGCCAACTGTTACACGGCTTTCCACGTCACCTGCGCTCAGCAAGCAGGCCTCTACATGAAAATGGAGCCTGTCAGGGAGACCGGGGCCAACGGCACATCTTTCAGCGTTCGGAAGACTGCATACTGCGACATCCACACTCCCCCAGGATCAGCCCGACCTTTAGGGGGAGTGGGCGGGGCCAGCATGGGGTCATCTAACAGCGAAGGagagctggaggaagatgatgaGCCCAGCATCGGCCATGACGAAGACTCGAAGGGCTGGAGCTCCGAGCGGGCAAAGAGGGCGAAGGCCAAATCCAGGCTGAAGATGAAAAGGGCAAGAAAGATCTTAGCTGAGAGGAGAGCTGCGGCACCAGTggtgtctgtgccctgcatacCCCCCCACAG GCTCAGCAAAATCACAAGCAACTTGACAGTACCCAGGAAAAGTCAGTTCATGCAGCGACTTCACAGCTACTGGACTCTGAAAAGGCAAAGTCGCAACGGCGTGCCTCTCCTGCGGCGGCTGCAAACCCACCTGCCGTCACAACGACACGTTGACCCGCATCCACCACAGCCCACAACGCAACTTCCTCTG AGGGACAGCGAGGAGAAACAGTCGGCCTTAAAGGAGCAACTGAAGGCATGGCAGAGACTGAGACACGACCTGGAAAGAGCGAGGCTGCTGGTGGAGCTCATCCGCAAGAGAGAAAAACTCAAGAGGGAGACG ATTAAAGTGCAGCAGATGGCGCTGGAGATGCAGCTGACTCCCTTTCTGGTTCTTCTGAGGAGCACATTAGAACAGTTACAGGAAAGGGACACAAACAACTTTTTCACCGAGCCCGTACCGCTTGAAGAG gTCCCTGACTACCTGGAGCACATCGACACTCCTATGGACTTTCAGACCATGTGGAATTTGCTGGAGTCCCATCACTACCTCACTTTTGAGGCCTTTGAGTCCGACTTTGGCCTCATTGTCAACAACTGCCTCAAGTACAACGCCAAGGACACGGTGTTTTATCGGGCTGCCTTGCGGCTCCGAGAGATGGGCTGCTCCGTCATCAGAACAGCGAGGCGCCAAGCTGAACGGATAGGATTCGACTACGAGACTGGCATGCACCTCCATCGCGAGCCAAGCCCAGACAGTCAACGTGAccaagagagagacagagagcggGAGAGGGAACGGGAGAGGGAACGGGAGAGGGAACGTGAGAGGGAacgtgagagagaaagagatagAGATAGAGATAGAGATAGAGATAGAGATAGAGATAGAGATAGAGACCGAgatagagacagagacagagacagagacagagacagagaccgagaccgagaccgagaccggGCGTTGTCTTCTAATGAAGATG AGCTGCTCCTGCTGGAGAACAGGCGGCAGCTGCCTCTGGAAGAGCAGCTGCATTACCTGCAGGCACGTCTCGATGAGGTCACGTCGGGGAAGCACAGTATTGGTCAGTCCCGCAGAGCCAAAGCTCTGAGAAAGGAGATCAGTGTGATCAAGAGGAAGCTTGCGCACCAGCGAGAGGGAGGCTCCAGCATAGGGAGCCGGGAGTCTGTGGGAGACCGGGGCTCCTCGCTTCCTCATCACTCATCATCTGCAGGGCACCACGATGAGGGGGGcgagagcagcagccaggagaTTGGTGGAAAGG CACCAGAAGTTGGCCGTCGGACATCGATCCTTTTCTCCAAGAAGAACCCAAAAATATCCGGACCCCCCAAACGGCCCGGGCGCCCTCCAAAGAACCGGGATGCTGGTTATGCCGGAGCAGGGGTGAGCCAAAGCCCAATCGGTCCCCCACAACTGGCCCTGCTGTCGCCAAGCAGACCGAGGAAGAGGCCCCGCAGCCCTCACACCAGCTCCAGTTCTGACAGCGACAGCGACAATGAcgacctgctgccag GGTTACCAAGCAATGGTTTTGATACAGGAAACCAGCCAGTAACCGAAAGCTTCCGTGTGTACAGAAGTGAGTCTCGTCTCCCTCGTTCAAGCTCAGACTCTGAGTCCacaaccagcagcagcagcagtgcagcCTCTGACAGGACCAG CACGACTCCCTCTAAGCAGGGCAGAGGAAAGGCTTCATTCTCTCGCTCCGCCTTTCACGAGGACAGCAGTGAGGAAACATCGGGCACAGAAAATGATTCCTACTCAGTTGGAGGATCGCGGAGTGTTTCACATT TGGTGCGTGGCCGGGAACGGTCCGGATGCTGGATGACATCTGATGACTACTCTTCTTTGGAAGCTCTGGATCTGGTGTGGGCCAAGTGCAGAGGTTATCCCTCGTATCCGGCTCTG ATAATCGACCCAAAGATGCCCAGGGAGGGGGTGTTTCACCGGGGCGTCCCGATCCCTGTACCTCCTTTGGATGTGCTGAAACTTGGGGAGCAGATGACCCAGGAGGCCAGGGAGCACCTGTTCCTTGTCCTCTTCTTTGACAACAAGAGAACTTG GCAGTGGCTGCCGCGCTCGAAGCTGGTGCCGCTCGGCGTGGACCAGGAGCTGGACAAGGAGAAGatgctggaggggaggaaatcCAACATTCGCAAATCTGTGCAGGTGGCCTATCACCGCGCCATGCAGCACCGCAGCAAAGTGCAGGGAGACCCCAGCAGCGAAACCAGTGACAGTGactga